From a region of the Zingiber officinale cultivar Zhangliang chromosome 4B, Zo_v1.1, whole genome shotgun sequence genome:
- the LOC121975968 gene encoding probable serine/threonine-protein kinase PBL25, giving the protein MGCFSCFSSPERRGSGKFNEPRMVRPPDAEPPSPPPDRGSESHKTPEVPTQSAAPAATPEITTHEEVTNGNTASTPKAAANGEIAAQTYTFRELASATKNFRPDNLLGEGGFGRVYKGTLGDGGQLVAVKQLDRSGVQGHEEFFVEVLMLSLLHHQNLVSLIGYCADGTQRLLVYEFMPLGSVEDHLFEIGPDEEPLTWYSRIKIAVGAAKGLEYLHEKANPPIIFRDLKSSNILLDENCNAKLSDFGLAKLGPVGDQLHGPSRIMGTYGYCAPEYASTGELTLKSDVYSFGVVLLELVTGRRALDTTKPMNEQNLVAWAQPMFKDQRNYCKLADPLLGEDYPERDLNQAIAVAAMCVQEEAAARPFMCDVVVALGHLSAATAAVDAPCQPNQSNPMRPDERELYHKRDLSRERAVAEAMEWGSAFKAEV; this is encoded by the exons ATGGGGTGCTTCTCTTGTTTCTCATCGCCGGAGAGAAGGGGATCAGGAAAATTTAATGAACCAAGAATGGTACGGCCGCCTGATGCAGAACCACCATCGCCGCCTCCTGACAGAGGCAGCGAGTCCCACAAAACTCCAG AAGTTCCAACGCAGAGTGCTGCACCAGCTGCCACACCTGAAATAACAACACATGAAGAAGTCACCAATGGAAACACTGCTTCAACACCTAAAGCAGCTGCCAATGGAGAAATTGCTGCCCAAACATACACATTTCGTGAGCTAGCATCAGCAACTAAGAATTTTCGCCCCGATAACCTACTCGGCGAAGGCGGGTTTGGAAGAGTTTACAAGGGTACCCTTGGGGATGGCGGTCAG CTTGTGGCTGTCAAGCAACTGGACAGAAGTGGAGTTCAAGGCCACGAAGAGTTTTTTGTTGAGGTTTTGATGCTCAGCCTCCTCCACCATCAAAACCTGGTCAGCCTAATTGGATATTGTGCAGATGGAACTCAGAGGCTCTTGGTCTATGAGTTCATGCCTCTCGGCTCGGTGGAAGATCATCTGTTTG AGATTGGTCCTGATGAGGAGCCATTGACCTGGTATAGTAGAATAAAGATCGCTGTTGGTGCTGCCAAAGGTTTGGAATACTTACATGAGAAAGCCAACCCTCCGATCATCTTCCGTGATTTAAAGTCTTCCAACATTTTACTCGACGAAAATTGCAACGCAAAGCTATCTGACTTTGGACTCGCGAAGCTTGGCCCTGTCGGAGATCAATTACATGGTCCCTCGAGGATAATGGGCACATACGGGTATTGTGCACCGGAGTATGCTAGCACCGGCGAACTCACTTTGAAGTCGGATGTTTACAGTTTCGGAGTAGTATTGCTGGAACTAGTTACCGGGAGAAGAGCCCTCGACACCACTAAGCCAATGAACGAACAGAATTTGGTAGCTTGG GCGCAACCAATGTTTAAGGATCAAAGGAACTACTGCAAGCTCGCTGACCCACTGCTCGGAGAGGACTACCCTGAGAGAGACCTGAACCAAGCCATTGCAGTGGCTGCAATGTGCGTGCAAGAGGAGGCTGCTGCTCGCCCATTCATGTGCGATGTTGTCGTGGCCTTGGGCCATCTTTCGGCTGCAACAGCAGCTGTCGATGCGCCCTGCCAGCCTAATCAGTCAAATCCTATGCGACCAGATGAAAGGGAGCTTTATCACAAAAGAGATTTAAGCCGTGAACGAGCAGTTGCAGAGGCCATGGAATGGGGATCTGCATTTAAGGCTGAAGTTTAA